Below is a window of Humulus lupulus chromosome 9, drHumLupu1.1, whole genome shotgun sequence DNA.
CATTTTTCTCTTTTTGTTTAAAGCATTAAGCAAAGAATGAGCTCCTTTTAGAAACTTGTTCCGAGTGGAGTAGAAAATCACATACCATGACTCATGCGCTTTTCAAAAACACATTCCTCCACATTACTGAAGCCATCACAAGTAGTGAGCAGTGCCATTGTTTGAGGTTGGAGATCAGTAGGAAATGCAGGAAATGGACCTGTCTTAATGTCAAAACCTTTCAAGTTTGTACCATCTGTGGACAGTGCCGAAATCTGAAGTAACAACCGGTTAGCATTTTATCTAGAGAAAAATGAGAGCAAACaaatcacaaaagaaaaaaaaaattaacatactTCCAACTTATTGTGCGACAATTGTCTGACTGTACAGCCAGCACCCTGCAGTTTTTCGATTAAACATAACAGATCAGAAGGAATGACCGGTGAAATAGAGATACGTGAGCGAGTTATAGCAGCAGCGAGCATAAATGAGCCTGCTTCTATACGATCAGGAGAGATTTTACATTCAGAACCATGTAACCAAGACTTTCCTTTGATAACAATCTTGTTAGTTCCAGCTCCTTCAATACAAGCCCCACTGCTCCTCAGAAAATGAGCAAGGCTAACCACCTCAGGTTCCTGTGATGAAACAgtgagacaaaaaaaaaaaaaaacctcagtTCGTTTGTCTTCATTTAACTTAAACATTTTTCAATCAGAATGAACATGTTAGTACTTTTGCAACATTTGAAAGTACAGTAACTCCATCAGCTAAACATGCAGCCATCAAAAGAGTTTCGGTTGCACCAACACTGGGATAATCAAGTTGGAACTTGCCCCCAACCAGTCCTCTCCCATTTGCAGCATATGCCTGCACCTTCCCATCCCTGTGTATGAAATCCATAAAATAAAAATGACTCttctttgttctttcttctttttgtCAAGAAAGAGTGAAAAATTAAGTGAAAGAAGATAAATATGGATTAACATGAGGGAAAAGTACATATTGTGGGAGGGATTTTACACTAGCTACAGGTTATTAATTGACTAtttattttctctaatttttcCTCTAGATGTCTGCTGTACAGTAGCACTTATCCGGCAGCTGATCTGGATTGATAGCAGCATTCTCAGTAAGCACAATCTCATCAATAGATTGCTTACCAGTTTTGAACTGCCGAATCTTAAGTGGTTCTCTTAGCACTATGCAGATCACATGCTCACTGTTTAGATCGGATATGCTCACTAAAGCTATTGATTCTGATAAGATGCTAAGAATCTTGAGATTTAATCTCAAAAACAAACCTATTGGTAATGAATAGAGTAACTAGTATTCTATAAAAAAAGATAAATATTTCAACACGTTTTCTATATATGGTACTCTATTACGTAATTCTTTTATAGAATTCAAACTAGTTTCTCCTATATATTACCCTGTTATCCCAGTTAGCTGAAAAAAATTTAAGTTCTTGAGCTTAATACTGCAGTTTAACAGTACAAGctttacactcacacacatataAATCAATACAAAACAGCAGAAAATATGAATCACAACTCGAGATAAAATGACAAAATAGCATAcaaatttttcattttttcaagAATAACAAATTCAGCAAAACAAAAAACAGAGTAAACTAAAgagcatattattattattattattacctcAACTCGGCAACAGCGCCAAGAGCCCTGAACCCACGAACATAAAGATCAACCGGGCGAGCTCCAATTTCACAGCCACCGGGCAATGCGACCACAGCAGCGCCGAACCGAGCCAACAACGGCCCAATCACGAAAAATCCACCTCTAATTTTTCCAACTTCTTCTGAGCTAGGCTCAAACGACCGAACCCCATCAGTGTTAACCAACAGATGGTCGTTAAAAACCTCAACTTTAGCTCCAAGAGAGCTCAAAACGAAAGCCATGGTTCGAGTATCAGACAAACTCGGCACGTTACTGATCTTCGAAGTGCCGGAGCAGCAAAGGGTCGCTGCCAGAATCGGTAAAGCAGCGTTCTTGGAGCCACTGATGGTGACATGGCCTGAGAGCTCAGAAGGGCCATTAATGGCGAGCTTGTGTGTTTGGGTTTGGGTTTGAGGGTGAGAGTAGAGACAAGAAAGGAGCTTTTTGGGAAGAGTTATGGTGGAACTGGTAAAGTAGTTTTGAGGTTTTGGTACGTTTGAGAATGGCGAGACCGCCATTGGAGAAGAATAGAGTTACCGCCAACTCctttccttttctctctctctttttttaatgaaaatttttattttgcttttgGTTTTGGGTTTTCTTGTACTGTAAAATTCTTTATTTATAAGAGTTTGGTTCGATGAGATCAATTCTTCCTATCATTATTtgttattataatattatatcaaaaaaatatatatttatattgtcaaaaaatatttagttattttataaaaattactATTGAGAGTATAAATTAATCTTTGTTTTTAAACGAGTATATTTTAAAAAGAATCACATGTTCCCTAATAAAACATTAAATTATAGTGAAATATACtactatatttataataattttttttatttatattgttttttaaaattatttagtatgtattttttttcaaataataattgaAAAATTGAATTTGAGATGTGAGCTCTTTTTTTTTCGAAAGTAAGAACCAGCCATACAATGAGTTTTGGGCTTTAATTTAGATTTCAGCTTTTGTTACttactattataattaattaaaaatattttcaataagaGAATTTGTTTCTTGAAATAAATTTGACCATGACAAAGaggagtttatatatatatatatatatataagtttagaataggctatttttaaaaaatttaagatattcaaaattAAACATAATAATAACTAAATCGAAAGAATAAAagtgataatttttttatttaggtaaatttaCACTTTATTAACTGTCTTAGTATCACAATTAACACACATAATCATTCAAGATTTTTATTATAAAATGtattaaaagtttaattatattgaattaaaTTAAAGAGGGCTATAATTAGAAAATCAAATCTAATGACATATGAGTAAAAATTGAATACTTGTTTGAACTATCAATGCACTACATGTGGTGCTAAATTATGCCACAAGTTAATGTTCACtcaataattgattaattaatttgattggATCTAAGCAAATCTGATCAAAAGATAAAggcataattaaaaatatatctaTAGTATAATATAAAATGCACGTTTTATCTTTTTGGAGTTTCTTAATGGCATTAAATCACAAGAAAATATTTccttaaaaaaaatcacaagaaGATATTCGTTAATGGGGTCAACACTTTAGACACGtgtaaaaaaattatactaaCAACCCTCATAAATTAAAATGGACTTCATATATTAGTAGTTTGATTTAATTTATGAGTATAGTTGTAATTttgatttttgtttgtttgtttgttttttaagAGTAATACTAGACatgtattttttatataaaaaaattacatctTTATATCAgtctatatttattttattagaaaatacaACATTGAGACTATACATGCTAACCTACTAAATCAGACAAAAGGATAATGAAATTCAACAAATTAAAGTAAACTCTTTTATTGTTCATTCATTATCCTATCACTGCTATCAGCCACCACATGGGGCTGTTGGCTATTAAAACACAAACCTAACTTTTCACGTGCAAAATCAACAAgacaaattttgaaaataatggATTTATATTTGAGTAATAatacatatacacataaattATGCACAAATGCTACAGATACTTAGCTGGCAAACTATTTAaactaattatatttatttcaaataatttaacaacTAAAAGTATATAATTTATGTGTGCACGaatcattattttttatatttttcaagaTATATATTCAAACAATCATTCAACTATTGAAATCTCACTAGATACAAGACAAACAacaacagaagaaaaaaaaatttggcCATTTTATCATACAAGCAGTAGAACGAAATTCTCCAACACGTTTTGTGCCCTTAAATAAAATTATGCAATAGAGAGTCTAATTTGCATAATCTTCCAATCTTGCAGGGTAGACCCTCAGCATCATTGCGGCTACCATCATTCTTGCACCCCAATCGCAGTGCATGCAAGCAATCCAATCCTGAATTTACTTAGCGAAAGCTCCTTAGCCAGCAACAAACTACCATGAATAGCAAGTAATTCAGCAGCCAAGGGATTATGAAAACCACAATAGAAATTTGCTTGGGAAGCCACAACACATGTGCTAACTCCACCAGCCTTAGAATCAACTCTTGCATTGACAATAATCTCTATACTATTTTCTTTAAgaattttccatttggctttagGTTTTTCAAAAAAAGTTTGCTGCTTCTGTTAGTAGACCTATACTCTAAAATGAAGTTCCCAATTGATGCTAATATAACTAGAAATATTAATGTTATATTAATAACGAAATAAGCTAATGGATATTTTATGTTGCCTTATCTTCATCAGCACGTTGTAGTAGAAAATGAATTAGTAGGAGACAAATATGCAAAGTAAAGTAACAACTCATTGTTAACCTCGTTAAAATGACTACTTAACTCTTGCAGTTCTAAATTTAATGtaacattttaaaagaaaaagaaaataatgcAAGTGTACGAGCTTCAAAGCCCTCAGACATAATTGTTCTTTAGCACaatatatatggaaaatatttgggtagtgattgtttttaatcactacatatagatgtttttagtattttagtttttttacATAACGATATATAATATAGCTATAGTAGATCTCTAAAAAAATTTcaggaaattttgaataatttaagaTGTGAAATCAAAATTTAAATAGTCTATtgcatgtatatataaatattgaaacaaacataaatacaacaagtttttgaattttgattttggtatcttaaattattataaatttcttgaaaatttatagGATGTCTCATGTAATTACATTATACAGCGTCATGTaaccaaaaatactaaaaatacttATAACTAGTGATTAAAAATAATCACTACTATAGTGGTAccctatatatctatataaaggaGAGCCTCAAAGAAG
It encodes the following:
- the LOC133802551 gene encoding uncharacterized protein LOC133802551 isoform X2, translated to MAVSPFSNVPKPQNYFTSSTITLPKKLLSCLYSHPQTQTQTHKLAINGPSELSGHVTISGSKNAALPILAATLCCSGTSKISNVPSLSDTRTMAFVLSSLGAKVEVFNDHLLVNTDGVRSFEPSSEEVGKIRGGFFVIGPLLARFGAAVVALPGGCEIGARPVDLYVRGFRALGAVAELRDGKVQAYAANGRGLVGGKFQLDYPSVGATETLLMAACLADGVTVLSNVAKEPEVVSLAHFLRSSGACIEGAGTNKIVIKGKSWLHGSECKISPDRIEAGSFMLAAAITRSRISISPVIPSDLLCLIEKLQGAGCTVRQLSHNKLEISALSTDGTNLKGFDIKTGPFPAFPTDLQPQTMALLTTCDGFSNVEECVFEKRMSHANELAKLGPRIQVCGSTALVFGKDRGRVGCNRYY
- the LOC133802551 gene encoding uncharacterized protein LOC133802551 isoform X1 — encoded protein: MAVSPFSNVPKPQNYFTSSTITLPKKLLSCLYSHPQTQTQTHKLAINGPSELSGHVTISGSKNAALPILAATLCCSGTSKISNVPSLSDTRTMAFVLSSLGAKVEVFNDHLLVNTDGVRSFEPSSEEVGKIRGGFFVIGPLLARFGAAVVALPGGCEIGARPVDLYVRGFRALGAVAELRDGKVQAYAANGRGLVGGKFQLDYPSVGATETLLMAACLADGVTVLSNVAKEPEVVSLAHFLRSSGACIEGAGTNKIVIKGKSWLHGSECKISPDRIEAGSFMLAAAITRSRISISPVIPSDLLCLIEKLQGAGCTVRQLSHNKLEISALSTDGTNLKGFDIKTGPFPAFPTDLQPQTMALLTTCDGFSNVEECVFEKRMSHANELAKLGPRIQVCGSTALVFGKDRGRSLSGASLVARDLRGGVSLVFAGLAATGTTEIGGVEHIDRGYENLVMKLQQLGANVNRLVLLPCPS
- the LOC133802551 gene encoding uncharacterized protein LOC133802551 isoform X3, with product MAVSPFSNVPKPQNYFTSSTITLPKKLLSCLYSHPQTQTQTHKLAINGPSELSGHVTISGSKNAALPILAATLCCSGTSKISNVPSLSDTRTMAFVLSSLGAKVEVFNDHLLVNTDGVRSFEPSSEEVGKIRGGFFVIGPLLARFGAAVVALPGGCEIGARPVDLYVRGFRALGAVAELRDGKVQAYAANGRGLVGGKFQLDYPSVGATETLLMAACLADGVTVLSNVAKEPEVVSLAHFLRSSGACIEGAGTNKIVIKGKSWLHGSECKISPDRIEAGSFMLAAAITRSRISISPVIPSDLLCLIEKLQGAGCTVRQLSHNKLEISALSTDGTNLKGFDIKTGPFPAFPTDLQPQTMALLTTCDGFSNVEECVFEKRMSHANELAKLGPRIQVCGSTALVFGKDRGR